Proteins encoded by one window of Anopheles maculipalpis chromosome 2RL, idAnoMacuDA_375_x, whole genome shotgun sequence:
- the LOC126557397 gene encoding uncharacterized protein LOC126557397 produces the protein MVLLQEIYCPEQIVIPENFHITLKQYAKAVIRTQPFDLLRWSAAYFRCLALSVQPPVKSRYEPPERCGTLTAGIVRVLIDQLGKGYYVHKRILLEKWEGLCLPEEDLLNVLSLLRMLNWSQLHWLKVVAVFIGQLCKDFARTTEMICEMLTEDPEGGAASIPFWMFRECFLAVADLDCGSAQKFVNGRKVLDEDTGALEEEQMPPTLPKVLSTISFKNAIIDKYRATLEHEHATALSQNIHIGDNDQLSNPSAVPSRLESDFKFFGDDTDAHEVLRRAPDFDSVIVLLRRFRGDGVNSMVSETNLSKAALERTQERSKQIEELKASISEEEYCKLKEQERQELLKEMGPPWLMLYLFSRDCSRTKSFNYVEQSSTSISDDSISAYSMENIYEDTFELDPGASFAQERRKSSFSLPVTLRARMSVSSHSAAFITNEILSKVVCSIDQAIIDGECELSVGSIANFLEQKSHSSEEFLSPTDHEKLQSFLKEAESRELVVKDINELYNFFVSESFKHALQANGNEPQQKEIFSIFGESGIEVDANLLEAKISDNMIIGLVPPVPPVKEPSEDADDQADESVEPSAILPTPSMDTLLPTACEGTTQTDPIEIACVQRKIPLVPSDDQRITHKCKISPITGIGSAMDEKLRDAFLAYLAQRAAEQHGLIYPRNFREALCPRIE, from the exons ATGGTGCTTCTTCAAGAAATCTACTGTCCGGAGCAGATTGTAATACCAGAAAATTTCCACATTACGCTCAAGCAGTATGCCAAAG CGGTTATACGAACGCAGCCATTTGATTTATTGCGCTGGTCCGCAGCATATTTCCGATGTTTGGCGCTCAGCGTTCAGCCGCCGGTAAAATCGCGCTACGAACCGCCAGAGCGTTGTGGAACCCTGACCGCCGGAATCGTTCGTGTACTAATTGATCAG CTTGGTAAAGGTTATTACGTGCACAAGAGGATCCTTTTGGAGAAGTGGGAAGGTTTATGTCTTCCGGAA GAAGACTTATTGAATGTTCTGTCACTGCTTCGGATGTTGAATTGGTCCCAGCTACACTGGCTGAAGGTAGTTGCCGTTTTCATTGGTCAACTGTGTAAG GACTTTGCGAGAACCACAGAAATGATCTGTGAAATGTTAACCGAGGATCCAGAGGGAGGCGCTGCGTCGATACCGTTTTGGATGTTCCGAGAGTGCTTTCTCGCTGTGGCCGATTTGGATTGCGGCTCCGCACAAAAGTTTGTGAACGGAAGGAAAGTTCT TGACGAGGATACCGGTGCGCTGGAGGAAGAACAGATGCCGCCCACCCTGCCAAAAGTTTTGTCaacaatttcatttaaaaatgcCATTATTGACAAGTACCGTGCCACGCTAGAG caTGAACATGCCACTGCGCTATCTCAAAACATCCACATCGGTGACAACGATCAACTTTCAAACCCGTCGGCCGTTCCCTCGAGGCTTGAATCTGATTTTAAGTTTTTCGGCGACGACACCGACGCACATGAAGTTCTCCGACGAGCACCAGACTTTGACAGTGTTATAGTCCTGCTGAGACGGTTCCGTGGAGATGGGGTCAATTCGATGGTCAGTGAAACGAACCTCTCGAAAGCTGCCCTGGAACGCACACAAGAACGTTCCAAACAAATCGAGGAACTTAAAGCATCCATCAGCGAGGAAGAATACTGCAAACTGAAGGAACAGGAACGCCAAGAGTTGCTGAAGGAAATGGGACCACCGTGGTTAATGCTGTATCTGTTTTCCCGAGACTGCTCACGCACAAAATCGTTCAATTATGTCGAACAAAGCTCAACCTCTATCTCGGACGATTCTATCTCGGCCTATTCGATGGAGAATATCTACGAAGACACGTTCGAGCTCGATCCCGGCGCGTCGTTTGCACAAGAACGTCGTAAATCCAGCTTCTCGCTGCCCGTTACACTCCGGGCAAGAATGAGCGTCAGCTCACATTCGGCCGCGTTCATTACGAATGAAATCCTCTCCAAAGTGGTGTGCTCCATCGACCAGGCTATCATTGACGGCGAGTGTGAACTGTCGGTGGGCTCGATTGCAAACTTTCTTGAGCAAAAATCACACTCCAGCGAGGAGTTTCTATCACCCACCGATCATGAGAAACTTCAATCGTTCCTAAAGGAAGCGGAAAGCCGTGAACTGGTAGTGAAGGACATTAATGAGCTATACAACTTTTTCGTCAGCGAAAGCTTCAAGCACGCCTTACAAGCGAACGGGAATGAACCACAGCAGAAAGAAATATTCAGTATTTTTGGTGAGAGTGGTATCGAAGTTGATGCGAATTTGCTGGAGGCAAAAATATCGGACAACATGATTATTGGTCTGGTGCCGCCAGTACCACCGGTTAAAGAGCCTTCGGAAGATGCGGATGACCAAGCAGACGAGAGTGTCGAACCGAGTGCAATATTGCCGACACCTTCAATGGATACCCTTCTGCCTACGGCCTGCGAAGGTACGACACAGACTGATCCAATCGAAATTGCCTGTGTGCAGCGTAAAATACCGCTCGTTCCATCGGATGATCAACGCAtcacacacaaatgcaaaaTATCGCCGATAACAGGCATCGGAAGTGCAATGGACGAGAAGTTGAGGGATGCATTTCTCGCCTATCTAGCACAGCGAGCTGCAGAACAGCATGGATTAATCTATCCACGCAACTTCCGCGAGGCTCTATGTCCCCGTATTGAATAA